The Bernardetia sp. genome has a segment encoding these proteins:
- a CDS encoding NADH:ubiquinone reductase (Na(+)-transporting) subunit B, translated as MKFLHDILEKQKPMFEKGGKLEKFYYLFEAGESFAFTPSTTTPAKGAHIRDAIDLKRMMMTVVIAMIPALLFGIWNVGYQHFLATGNPNAELLDIIMIGTIQVLPIVIVSYTAGGIVEVIFGIVRKHPINEGFLVTGMLIPLTMPPDIPLWQVAVATIFAVVIAKEAFGGTGMNILNVALTARAFLYFAYPTDISGTVWTYLGDKAAVDGYTGATALSIAAEAKTGTVTAALDGATANWAGAESLFSFNNMLIGVIPGSIGETSALMALIGAIILVVAGVASWKIMVSGVVGALVMGLIFNLAGSTPFMQMMPHYHLIMGGFAFGIVFMATDPVSAAQTETGKWVYGFFIGLLTVLIRVFNPAYPEGIMLAILLMNVFAPLIDFYVIQANKNRRLKRIHV; from the coding sequence ATGAAGTTCTTACACGATATATTAGAAAAACAAAAACCAATGTTTGAAAAAGGAGGAAAACTAGAGAAGTTTTACTACCTTTTTGAAGCAGGTGAGTCGTTTGCCTTTACTCCCTCTACTACAACGCCAGCAAAGGGCGCACACATCCGTGATGCCATTGACTTGAAGCGTATGATGATGACAGTTGTTATCGCTATGATTCCAGCTTTGCTTTTTGGTATTTGGAATGTAGGTTATCAACATTTCTTAGCAACAGGAAATCCTAATGCTGAATTATTAGACATTATCATGATAGGTACAATTCAAGTTTTACCTATTGTTATTGTTTCTTATACGGCTGGGGGTATTGTAGAAGTTATTTTTGGAATTGTCCGAAAACACCCTATTAATGAAGGGTTTTTAGTAACAGGAATGCTTATTCCTCTCACTATGCCACCAGATATTCCACTTTGGCAAGTTGCTGTAGCTACTATTTTTGCTGTTGTAATTGCAAAAGAAGCCTTTGGAGGAACTGGAATGAATATTTTGAATGTGGCTCTTACAGCTCGTGCTTTCCTTTATTTTGCTTATCCGACAGATATTTCTGGTACTGTTTGGACATATTTAGGAGATAAAGCAGCCGTAGATGGCTATACAGGTGCAACAGCATTATCTATTGCAGCAGAAGCAAAAACAGGTACTGTAACAGCAGCCTTAGATGGAGCAACAGCGAATTGGGCTGGAGCAGAAAGTTTATTTAGCTTCAATAATATGCTTATCGGAGTAATTCCAGGTTCTATTGGCGAAACATCTGCTTTGATGGCACTTATTGGTGCAATTATTTTAGTTGTCGCTGGTGTGGCAAGTTGGAAAATTATGGTAAGTGGTGTAGTTGGTGCATTAGTAATGGGACTTATCTTTAACCTTGCTGGTTCTACTCCTTTTATGCAAATGATGCCTCATTATCACTTAATTATGGGTGGTTTTGCTTTCGGAATTGTATTTATGGCAACTGACCCAGTATCGGCAGCACAAACAGAAACAGGAAAATGGGTTTACGGATTTTTTATTGGTCTCTTGACTGTTCTTATCCGTGTCTTCAACCCTGCTTATCCAGAAGGAATTATGTTGGCAATTCTTCTTATGAATGTATTTGCTCCTCTCATAGATTTTTATGTAATTCAAGCTAATAAAAACCGTAGATTAAAGAGAATCCATGTCTAA
- a CDS encoding Na(+)-translocating NADH-quinone reductase subunit A — protein sequence MNIKTRKGFDINLVGKAALQIGNAEQSETFAIKPTDFVGMHRPKVVVKEGDVVKAGTPLFFDKKLEKALYTSPVSGEVVEVKRGAKRKLLEIKILADKQIEYENFTKYSVSDMANLRGEDIKESLLKSGAWINIIQRPYGIVANPEDAPRAIFISAFDSNPLAPDYDFLYKNEGQYFQAGIDALKKMVDAPIHLTTNGKAEVSAIFQNVRNVEQHTISGPHPAGNVGVQIHHIEPINRGEVVWTIHPYGVIQIGKLFLEGRYDASKKIALVGSEVTTPQYYETYIGANVSKFLKNNLKQDHVRVISGNILTGTAIEKDNYVGFYDNVVTVLPEGDRPRFFLSDGWLAPTSRLSYHRALGLLSFLNPKKERVIDTSLNGEERAFVETGVMEQVIPMDILPLQLVKSIMAKDYDGMESLGIYEVIEEDVALCEFVDVSKHRIQKIIRDGIELLREG from the coding sequence ATGAACATAAAAACTCGTAAAGGATTCGACATCAACCTTGTAGGCAAAGCTGCTCTACAAATTGGAAATGCCGAACAGTCCGAAACATTTGCCATAAAGCCTACTGACTTTGTAGGAATGCACCGTCCGAAAGTAGTCGTAAAAGAGGGCGATGTAGTAAAAGCTGGAACGCCTCTTTTCTTTGACAAAAAATTAGAAAAAGCACTTTATACTTCGCCTGTAAGTGGAGAAGTTGTGGAGGTAAAGCGTGGTGCAAAACGCAAACTTTTAGAAATCAAGATTTTAGCAGACAAACAAATCGAATACGAAAACTTTACAAAGTATAGCGTATCTGATATGGCTAATCTGAGAGGAGAAGATATAAAAGAATCTCTTCTTAAAAGTGGTGCTTGGATAAATATCATCCAACGCCCTTATGGCATTGTCGCTAATCCAGAAGATGCTCCTCGTGCTATATTTATTTCAGCCTTTGATTCTAATCCTTTAGCTCCAGACTATGATTTCCTTTATAAAAATGAAGGACAATACTTCCAAGCAGGTATTGATGCGCTAAAGAAAATGGTAGATGCTCCTATTCATCTCACTACAAATGGCAAGGCAGAAGTTTCTGCTATTTTCCAAAATGTTCGCAATGTAGAACAACACACTATTTCAGGACCTCACCCAGCAGGAAATGTTGGTGTTCAGATTCACCATATCGAACCTATCAACAGAGGTGAAGTAGTTTGGACAATACATCCTTATGGAGTTATTCAGATAGGAAAACTCTTTTTAGAAGGTCGTTATGATGCGTCTAAGAAAATTGCACTTGTAGGTTCTGAGGTAACTACTCCTCAATATTATGAAACCTATATTGGTGCTAACGTAAGCAAATTCTTGAAGAATAATCTCAAACAAGACCACGTTAGAGTAATTTCTGGAAATATCTTGACAGGAACAGCAATTGAGAAAGACAACTACGTTGGTTTTTATGATAACGTTGTTACGGTATTGCCAGAAGGTGATAGACCTCGTTTCTTCTTGAGCGATGGTTGGCTTGCGCCTACTTCTCGTTTGAGCTACCACCGTGCCTTAGGTCTTTTGTCTTTCCTTAATCCTAAAAAAGAACGTGTCATTGATACGAGTTTGAACGGAGAAGAAAGAGCCTTTGTAGAAACAGGTGTTATGGAACAAGTAATTCCGATGGATATTTTGCCTTTACAATTAGTAAAATCTATTATGGCAAAAGATTATGACGGAATGGAAAGCCTAGGAATCTATGAAGTTATTGAAGAAGATGTTGCTCTTTGTGAATTTGTAGATGTTTCGAAGCACCGTATCCAAAAAATTATCCGTGATGGTATCGAACTGTTGCGTGAAGGGTAA